Genomic DNA from Nonomuraea rubra:
GCAGAGACCGCCGATCGGGTACGCCGGGCACTCCCCCGCGACGGGTTCACCGTCACGGTCGGCGGCGACTGCGGCGTGGAGCTCGAACCGGTCACGGCGGCGCTGCGCCGGCACGGCGACCGCCTGCACGTCGCGTGGTTCGACGCCCACGGCGACCTGAACAGCCCCGCCACGTCCCCCTCGGGCGCCTTCCACGGCATGATCCTGCGCGCGCTCCTGGGTGACGGCCCGCCCGGCCTCGTCCGCTCCCCCGCGCTGCGCCCCGGCCAGGTCGCCCTGGCCGGCACCCGCTCGCTGGACCCGGCCGAGGCCGGCTACATCCGCGAGGCCGCCATCGGCGGCCTGGACACCATCGGCCCGGACGCCGTCGTCTACGTGCACGTGGACCTCGACGTCCTGGACGGCATCACCTCGGTCGGCTACCCGGAGCCCGGCGGCCTGTCGCCGCAGGCGCTGGTCGAGGCGGTCGCCGGGCTCGCCGCCCGGCACGAGATCGCCGGGCTGGCCATCACCGAGTACGCGCCCGCCGACCCGCGCGACGAGGAGATGCTGCGGGAGCTGGTCCCTGAGCTCGTACGGCTCTGCTCCTAGCATGTCAACGACTGTTGGCCAACAAGTGTTGACACATCCGCACAAGCGGTGATTGAGTTGTGCCAACAGACGTTGACCCGAAGGGGATGGACGACATGTCCGAGGTGATCGTGGTCGGGGCGGGGCCGACCGGGCTGCTGCTGGCCGGGGATCTGGCGGAGTCGGGGGTGGCGGTCACGGTGCTGGAGCGCCGGGACGGCACGGTGTCGAACCTGTCGCGGGCGTTCGGGGTGCACGCGCGCACGCTGGAGCAGCTGGACGCGCGGGGGCTGGCCGACCGGCTGGTGCCGATGGGCGCGGCGCTGCGCACGGTGCGGCTGTTCGAGCGGGTCGAGGTCGATCTGGGGGAGCTGCCGAGCCGGTTTCCGTTCCTGCTGATCACGCCGCAGTACAACGTGGAACGGCTGCTGCTGGAGCGGGCGGTGGCCGCCGGTGTGGAGATCGTCTACGACGCCGGGGTGCGCGGCCTGGCCCAGGACGACGGCGGGGTCACGGTGTCCACGACGGCCGGGCAGTTCCGGGCATCGTACGTGGCGGGCTGTGACGGGTACCGCAGTGCGGTGCGGCAGGCGCTGGGCCAGCCGTTCCCCGGCAAAGCGGTGCTGACGTCGATCATGCTGGCGGATGTGCAGGTGGCCCGGCCACCGGCCGGGCTGCTGACCGTCAACGGAGTCGGCGACGCGTTCGCGTTCATCGCGCCGTTCGGCGACGGCTACTACCGCGTCTTCGCCTGGGACCGCCGCCACGTGGTCGCCGACGACGCGCCGCTCGGCCTGGAGGAGGTGCGCGAGGTGACCCGGCGGGCGCTGGGCGACGACTACGGCATGAGCCGGCCGCGCTGGCTGTCACGCTTCCACAGCGACGAGCGGCAGGTGCCGCACTACCGCATCGGCCGGGTGTTCCTGGCCGGCGACGCCGCGCACGTGCACTCCCCGGCCGGCGGGCAGGGCATGAACACCGGCCTGCAGGACGCGGCCAACCTGAGCTGGAAACTCGCCGCCGCGCTGCGCGGCGCCCCGGATGCGCTGCTGGACAGCTACCACGACGAACGGCACCCCATCGGCCGGTCGGTGCTGCGCAGCAGCGGCGCCCTCATCCGCGCCGCCATGATCGAATCGGCCGCCGGGCGGGCCCTGCGCGGCATGGCCGCCCGCGGCGCGCTGTCCATCCCGGCCCTCCGCGAGAAGATCACCGGCCAGCTCAGCGGCATCGGCTACCACTACCCCGCCCCGCACGGCGCCCCCGACCGTACCGGCACCCGCGCCGCCGACCTCCCCCTGACCGGCGGCGCCCGCCTGTACCAGGCCCTGCGCGAACGCCGCTTCGTCCAGATCGGCCACACCCCCCTCACCCACCGCCACGACCAGGTCCTCCAGGTCGAACCCGCCACCCCCGCCGACACCCTGACCCTCGTCCGCCCCGACGGGTACATCGCCTGGACCGGCACCGACACCGAAGACCTGGACCGGTTCCTCACCACGCTGGTGGGGCCCGCCGCGACCCGCCGGTGATCCGCTAGCCCGGCGGCACAGGGGTAGTGTGCGCATCAGGAAGGTCCGGAGGCGTGGCCGCGACCGATCACCTGCTCCGGGTGAGGTGAGAGCCATGGCCTGCATGTCGAACCCACCCACGCATGGCCACTGGACCATCGTCCGCGTCACCGGCACCGTGGACGACTGGCGGATGCCGGCGCTCCGTACCCGGCTCGCCGACGCCGTGGACGTCCTCCCGCGCGTGGCCGTGGACCTGTCCGGCTGCCGGCTGACGGGCACCCGCTGGATGAGCGTCCTGCTGGAGGCCGCGCGCCGCGCGCACGACCGCGGTCACCTGTTCGCCGTCGTCAGTCCCCGGCCGCACGCCACGCGCCTGTGCCTGCCGGTCCTGGCCCGGGGCGGGCGGCTGCTGCTGTGCGAGACCGCGGAGCAGTTGCCCGGCGACGCCGGTACTGAACTGCCATCCCACTAACCGGACGACTACGGTGAAACAGGCGGGAACCTACCGAGTCCGTACGGCGTCCAACCAGAGCCAGCGTTCGCGCCGGGCACCCGTGCCACCCACGTGGCGGTGCCGGCGCCGTAGTCCGACCTGTTCGCATCCGACTAACGACGCCAGTCAGCCCCCGCCCTCCATGCCGTGGCGGAATCGCCATGCGCTCGTCCGGAGGGCTCCTGTCCCCGATCCGATCCCACCGACACCCGTGGAGGACCAGGTGACGCCCATGAGCTCCGGCCAACCGTACGAGGAACGTGCCCGCCGCAGGCGGATCCCCCGGCAACTGCTCAAGATCGCCACCATCGCGATCGTCGCCGCCGGCGGCCTCGGAGTGACCGTATCGGCCTCGGCCGCCACCCTGACGCCGACCCCGCCGACCACCCCGCCAGTCACCCCGCCAGTCACCCCGACCGAAACCGCGACCGAAACCCCGACTGTAACCGCCACCCCGGCACCGACCGAGACGCCGACGGCCTCGCCCGCGCCGGCCGAGCTGCCGCCCATCAACCCGTGGGGGTTCGCCGGGACGATGCACGGCGAGTTCTCGGTGGCGACCAAGGACGGGTGCGGCACCGTCACGCTGCTCACCCAGACCGGGCAGGTGACCGCGCTGGCGGACGGCTCCATCACGGTACGCAGCCAGGACGGGTTCGAGCAGACGTACACGATCGACGAGTCCACCCGCCAGCCCCGGGTGCGGCTCCGCGACGGCGAGGAGAGCCGGATCCAGCAGGACGGCTGGGTGTCGGTGACGGCCACCACGGACGGCCAGACGGCCCGGGCGGCCTACCTCCTTGATCTGTCGCAGCCCATGAGGCTCCACCCGCAGGACAAGAGCGGCTGGAGGCGGGCCAAGCAGTGGTGGGGGATCGTGCCGAACTGGCAGACCCCGACCCCGTGCCCCACCCCGACCCAGACGTCCACGCCGCCGCCCACCGACACCCCCACGACCGTCCCGACGCAGACCCCCACCGAGATCCCGACCGAACCGCCGGCCGAGTCTCCCACGGAGACGCCGACCGGAGCTCCGGCCGAGACGCCCACGCAGCCGCCCGTGGAGACGCCGGCCCCGACGCCCACCTCCTGAGCTGATCCGCCTCCGGTTCCCGGGCGGCCACCCTCACCCACCTGGAACCGGTCACCCCTCGCACGAGAGGGACCGGCCATCGGCTCGGCTCCGGCCGACCGAGGCCGCAGGACCGACCGGACGACCGCGGCCGTGCGGCCGACCGGCCGAGGCCCGCAGGAGCGACCGGCCGACCAAGGCCGCAGGGATGGCCGGCCGTCCAAGGCCGTGCGGCTGAGCGGCCGACCGGGGTCGCGCGTCAGAGGGCGCGGAGCTCGGTGACGGCCTCCTCCAGGGTGGAGCGCAGGTCGAGGACCCGGTCGAGGCCGCGCTGGCGGAAGAGTGCCCGCATCAGGTCTCCGGTCTCGCACACCAGTGCCCGGCCTCCCGCCGCCCGCGCGTGGTGGTGCATCGCGAGCAGCACCGTCAGGCCGTACGAGTCGGCCGAGGTCAGGGCGCCGAGGTCGATCGCGACCCGCGGCAGCGCCCGGGCCAGCGCCTCCTGCAGCAGGGGGCAGGTGTCCATGTCGAG
This window encodes:
- a CDS encoding arginase family protein, which encodes MLTVVEVPQWQGSLSPTAPSLVEGAARLAAMIPGADAHVRVETGATLAETADRVRRALPRDGFTVTVGGDCGVELEPVTAALRRHGDRLHVAWFDAHGDLNSPATSPSGAFHGMILRALLGDGPPGLVRSPALRPGQVALAGTRSLDPAEAGYIREAAIGGLDTIGPDAVVYVHVDLDVLDGITSVGYPEPGGLSPQALVEAVAGLAARHEIAGLAITEYAPADPRDEEMLRELVPELVRLCS
- a CDS encoding FAD-dependent monooxygenase — encoded protein: MSEVIVVGAGPTGLLLAGDLAESGVAVTVLERRDGTVSNLSRAFGVHARTLEQLDARGLADRLVPMGAALRTVRLFERVEVDLGELPSRFPFLLITPQYNVERLLLERAVAAGVEIVYDAGVRGLAQDDGGVTVSTTAGQFRASYVAGCDGYRSAVRQALGQPFPGKAVLTSIMLADVQVARPPAGLLTVNGVGDAFAFIAPFGDGYYRVFAWDRRHVVADDAPLGLEEVREVTRRALGDDYGMSRPRWLSRFHSDERQVPHYRIGRVFLAGDAAHVHSPAGGQGMNTGLQDAANLSWKLAAALRGAPDALLDSYHDERHPIGRSVLRSSGALIRAAMIESAAGRALRGMAARGALSIPALREKITGQLSGIGYHYPAPHGAPDRTGTRAADLPLTGGARLYQALRERRFVQIGHTPLTHRHDQVLQVEPATPADTLTLVRPDGYIAWTGTDTEDLDRFLTTLVGPAATRR
- a CDS encoding STAS domain-containing protein, with translation MSNPPTHGHWTIVRVTGTVDDWRMPALRTRLADAVDVLPRVAVDLSGCRLTGTRWMSVLLEAARRAHDRGHLFAVVSPRPHATRLCLPVLARGGRLLLCETAEQLPGDAGTELPSH
- a CDS encoding STAS domain-containing protein; translation: MTERLRITEVDLDSRVTVVTVSGELDMDTCPLLQEALARALPRVAIDLGALTSADSYGLTVLLAMHHHARAAGGRALVCETGDLMRALFRQRGLDRVLDLRSTLEEAVTELRAL